Proteins encoded by one window of Xanthomonas sp. DAR 80977:
- the mrcB gene encoding penicillin-binding protein 1B, translated as MPRRYDDNDTDDQDTDDLDSGASPWRRRLLTWGLAAAALGLGFLIPYTVYLNKQVTQRFGELRWQIPTRVYARPLGLAPDTAMDAQTLKTELDAASYREDAGAQRPGTYQQDGSRFVIASRGYVDVDGRVAPRRVEVSLSGGRVAALRDAQTRKSLNAARLDPARIATLYGQKQEERRLVRVDEVPELLVTGLQAVEDRDFNYHHGIDLSGMVRAAWVMVRSGGKSRQGASTLTQQLARSGLLGIGKEQTLTRKFNEILYALIMEARYDKRTILEAYLNQVYLGQRGSQAIHGVASGAEFWFGRELDSLPPEQVALLIGLVKGPSYYDPRRFPERALDRRNFVLGKLRESELIDEPTYRKALSAPLGVPANPGLVAANRFPAYVDLVRRQLARDYPESALQGAGLSVLTGMSPSAQAYAEGAVTRTLTALETNKKRPPLQAGLVLTDTHNGDVLAVVGSRDVSQPGFNRAIEAQRQVGSLLKPFVYLLALAQPDHYSLASWVDDSPVTVQLSRGKRWTPGNSDNRSHGTVRLVDALAHSYNQATVRIGMQVGPERVAQLIKVLAGLEAENNPSLILGATDQSPYAMTQLYQFLASGGEIQPLHAVRGVLDPQGKLLKRYDKAPAPAQEGDSVAANLVGLALQQVVSNGTARQLLGDGLGRLSPAGKTGTSNDGVDSWYAGYTGDHLAVIWIGNDQNKQTGLYGATGAMRVWSGIFARLPSSPLKVQGKGIDWQWMDPAGSNSTDASCPGARQFPFVVGFAPAYAPCAPPQALPEEGQPAEGESQGGGWRSWFGLDKKKETPPADAASTPPAQ; from the coding sequence ACCGACGATCTCGACAGCGGCGCCTCGCCCTGGCGCCGGCGCCTGCTCACCTGGGGCCTGGCCGCGGCCGCGCTGGGCCTGGGCTTCCTGATCCCGTACACGGTCTATCTGAACAAGCAGGTGACGCAGCGCTTCGGCGAGCTGCGCTGGCAGATTCCGACCCGGGTCTACGCCCGCCCGCTGGGGCTGGCGCCGGACACGGCGATGGACGCGCAGACGCTGAAGACCGAGCTGGACGCGGCCAGCTACCGCGAGGACGCCGGCGCGCAACGCCCCGGCACCTACCAGCAGGACGGCAGCCGCTTCGTCATCGCCAGCCGCGGCTACGTCGACGTGGATGGCCGGGTCGCGCCCAGGCGGGTGGAAGTGAGCCTGTCCGGCGGCCGCGTGGCGGCGCTGCGCGATGCGCAGACGCGCAAGTCGCTGAATGCCGCACGGCTGGATCCGGCGCGCATCGCCACCTTGTACGGGCAGAAGCAGGAAGAGCGGCGGCTGGTGCGGGTGGACGAAGTGCCCGAGCTGCTGGTCACCGGCCTGCAGGCGGTGGAAGACCGCGACTTCAACTACCACCACGGCATCGACCTCAGCGGCATGGTGCGCGCGGCGTGGGTGATGGTGCGTTCCGGCGGCAAGAGCCGGCAGGGCGCCAGCACCCTGACCCAGCAGCTGGCGCGCAGCGGCCTGCTCGGCATCGGCAAGGAACAGACCCTCACCCGCAAGTTCAACGAGATCCTCTACGCGCTGATCATGGAGGCGCGCTACGACAAGCGCACCATCCTGGAGGCCTATCTGAACCAGGTGTACCTGGGCCAGCGCGGCAGCCAGGCGATCCACGGCGTGGCCTCGGGCGCGGAGTTCTGGTTCGGGCGCGAGCTGGATTCGCTGCCGCCGGAACAGGTGGCGCTGCTGATCGGCCTGGTCAAGGGGCCGTCCTACTACGATCCGCGACGCTTCCCCGAGCGCGCGCTGGACCGGCGCAACTTCGTGCTCGGCAAGCTGCGCGAGAGCGAGCTGATCGACGAGCCCACCTACCGCAAGGCGCTGTCCGCGCCGTTGGGGGTGCCGGCCAATCCGGGCCTGGTCGCGGCCAACCGCTTTCCGGCCTATGTGGACCTGGTGCGCCGCCAGCTGGCGCGCGACTACCCGGAAAGCGCGCTGCAGGGCGCCGGGCTGAGCGTGCTGACCGGCATGTCGCCGTCGGCGCAGGCCTATGCCGAGGGCGCGGTGACCCGCACCCTCACCGCGCTGGAGACCAACAAGAAGCGGCCGCCGCTGCAGGCCGGGCTGGTGCTGACCGACACCCACAACGGCGACGTGCTGGCGGTGGTCGGCAGTCGCGACGTGTCGCAGCCCGGCTTCAACCGCGCGATCGAGGCGCAGCGCCAGGTCGGCTCGCTGCTCAAGCCGTTCGTGTACCTGCTGGCGCTGGCGCAGCCGGACCACTATTCGCTGGCCAGCTGGGTCGACGATTCGCCGGTGACGGTGCAGCTCAGCCGCGGCAAGCGCTGGACCCCGGGCAATTCCGACAACCGCAGCCACGGCACGGTGCGCCTGGTCGATGCGCTGGCGCATTCGTACAACCAGGCCACGGTGCGGATCGGCATGCAGGTCGGGCCGGAGCGGGTGGCGCAGCTGATCAAGGTGCTGGCCGGGCTCGAGGCCGAGAACAATCCCTCGCTGATCCTGGGCGCGACCGACCAGAGTCCGTACGCGATGACCCAGCTGTACCAGTTCCTCGCCTCCGGCGGCGAGATCCAGCCGCTGCACGCGGTGCGCGGCGTGCTCGACCCGCAGGGCAAGCTGCTCAAGCGCTACGACAAGGCCCCGGCGCCGGCGCAGGAAGGCGATTCGGTCGCGGCCAACCTGGTCGGGCTGGCGCTGCAGCAGGTGGTCAGCAACGGCACCGCGCGGCAGCTGCTCGGCGACGGCCTGGGCAGGCTGTCCCCGGCCGGCAAGACCGGCACCAGCAACGATGGCGTGGACAGCTGGTATGCCGGCTACACCGGCGATCATCTGGCGGTGATCTGGATCGGCAACGACCAGAACAAGCAGACCGGCCTGTACGGCGCCACCGGCGCGATGCGGGTGTGGTCGGGCATCTTCGCGCGGCTGCCGAGTTCGCCGCTGAAGGTGCAGGGCAAGGGCATCGACTGGCAGTGGATGGACCCGGCCGGCAGCAACAGCACCGACGCCAGCTGTCCCGGCGCGCGGCAGTTCCCGTTCGTGGTCGGTTTCGCCCCGGCGTACGCGCCGTGCGCGCCGCCGCAGGCGCTGCCCGAGGAAGGGCAGCCTGCCGAGGGCGAGAGCCAGGGCGGCGGCTGGCGCAGCTGGTTCGGCCTGGACAAGAAGAAAGAAACGCCGCCTGCCGACGCGGCGTCCACTCCCCCGGCGCAATGA
- a CDS encoding tetratricopeptide repeat protein, whose amino-acid sequence MTRPSPALAIAALSLLLASCVSAPPPPPPPPVDTTTPAQRLAAIEASGGADDTELSVQPLRDPQVEDLRDSAKRKRAAGDLAGAAAALDQALQLVPEDPALLQDRAEVALLLKDDAQAEAFAKRAIDLGSQTGPLCRRHWATIEQSRLARGQKENAASAHAHIEGCTVAGIKRY is encoded by the coding sequence ATGACCCGACCTAGCCCCGCCCTCGCCATCGCCGCGCTCAGCCTGCTGCTGGCCTCCTGCGTCAGCGCGCCGCCGCCGCCCCCGCCGCCGCCGGTGGACACCACCACCCCGGCGCAGCGGCTGGCCGCGATCGAGGCCAGCGGCGGCGCCGACGACACCGAACTGAGCGTGCAGCCGCTGCGCGATCCGCAGGTCGAGGATCTGCGCGACAGCGCCAAGCGCAAGCGCGCGGCCGGCGACCTGGCCGGCGCGGCGGCGGCGCTGGACCAGGCCCTGCAACTGGTGCCGGAAGACCCGGCGCTGCTGCAGGACCGCGCCGAAGTGGCCTTGCTGCTGAAGGACGATGCGCAGGCCGAGGCCTTCGCCAAGCGCGCCATCGACCTGGGTTCGCAGACCGGCCCGCTGTGCCGGCGCCACTGGGCGACGATCGAGCAGTCGCGGCTGGCGCGCGGGCAGAAGGAGAACGCGGCGTCCGCGCATGCGCATATCGAGGGCTGCACGGTGGCGGGGATCAAGCGGTATTGA
- a CDS encoding ATP-dependent DNA helicase, producing the protein MSLSHASTEALSEGGALARQLDAFVPRAAQLRLTAAIAEAFEQRDVLLAEAGTGTGKTYAYLVPALLSGLKTIVSTGTRALQDQLYHRDLPRVRAALGVGLNSALLKGRANYLCKYRLEQAKGEPRFTSREQIAQFQRIVAWGGRTRFGDIAELDALPDDSPLLPMVTSTMDNCLGTECPFWGECFVVQARQRAQAADVVVVNHHLLLADLALKQEGFGEILPGAQAFVIDEAHQLPELAANFFGESFGMRPLQELARDCLAESRHVAGALASLQAPVQALEQALRELRAAMEGLPTRGTQWRLLAKPQVRDGFDALLAELARLQDSLAALRDASPGFDACAARAQDMRTRLGHWLGDDAPIPDFDAEPAPPSNDVLWYELSARGFRCQRTPLDVSGPLRMHREKSHAAWVFTSATLAVKGDFEHIATRLGLSDPMTLLQPSPFDWARQALCYLPALPDPNARGFGTALIAALHPVLQASQGRAFLLFASHRALREAAEALRDGPWPLFVQGEAPRATLLQRFRESGNGVLLGSASFREGVDVVGDALSVVVIDKLPFAAPDDPVFEARLDAIRRDGGNPFRDEQLPQAVIALKQGVGRLIRSESDRGVLVLCDPRLLSKSYGRTFLESLPPFARTRDVEDVRAFFASGPGTGDSGLEEAQAHEAWPDDLGR; encoded by the coding sequence ATGTCCCTCAGCCACGCCAGCACCGAAGCCCTGAGCGAAGGCGGTGCGCTTGCCCGCCAGCTCGATGCGTTCGTGCCGCGCGCGGCGCAGCTGCGGCTGACCGCGGCGATCGCCGAGGCGTTCGAGCAGCGCGACGTGCTGCTCGCCGAGGCCGGCACCGGCACCGGCAAGACCTATGCGTACCTGGTCCCGGCGCTGCTGTCGGGGCTGAAGACCATCGTCTCCACCGGCACCCGCGCGCTGCAGGACCAGCTCTACCACCGCGACCTGCCGCGGGTGCGCGCGGCGCTGGGTGTTGGCCTGAACAGCGCACTGCTGAAGGGCCGCGCCAACTACCTGTGCAAGTACCGGCTGGAGCAGGCCAAGGGCGAGCCGCGCTTCACCTCGCGCGAGCAGATCGCGCAGTTCCAGCGCATCGTCGCCTGGGGCGGACGCACCCGCTTCGGCGACATCGCCGAGCTGGACGCGCTGCCCGACGATTCGCCGCTGCTGCCGATGGTCACCTCGACCATGGACAACTGCCTCGGTACCGAGTGCCCGTTCTGGGGCGAGTGCTTCGTGGTGCAGGCGCGGCAGCGCGCGCAGGCCGCCGACGTGGTGGTGGTCAACCACCATCTGCTGCTGGCCGACCTGGCGCTGAAGCAGGAGGGCTTCGGCGAGATCCTGCCCGGTGCGCAGGCCTTCGTCATCGACGAGGCGCACCAGTTGCCGGAACTGGCGGCGAACTTCTTCGGCGAGAGCTTCGGCATGCGGCCGCTGCAGGAACTGGCGCGCGATTGCCTGGCCGAGAGCCGCCACGTCGCCGGCGCGCTGGCCAGCCTGCAGGCGCCGGTGCAGGCGCTGGAGCAGGCCTTGCGCGAACTGCGCGCGGCCATGGAAGGGTTGCCCACCCGCGGCACCCAATGGCGGCTGCTGGCCAAGCCGCAGGTGCGCGACGGCTTCGATGCGCTGCTGGCGGAACTGGCGCGCCTGCAGGACAGCCTGGCGGCGCTGCGCGACGCCTCGCCCGGCTTCGACGCCTGCGCCGCGCGCGCGCAGGACATGCGCACGCGCCTGGGCCACTGGCTCGGCGACGATGCGCCGATCCCCGATTTCGACGCCGAGCCGGCGCCGCCGTCCAACGACGTGCTGTGGTACGAACTGAGCGCGCGCGGCTTCCGCTGCCAGCGCACGCCGCTGGACGTGTCCGGCCCGCTGCGCATGCACCGCGAGAAGTCGCACGCGGCGTGGGTGTTCACCTCGGCGACGCTGGCGGTGAAGGGCGATTTCGAGCACATCGCCACCCGCCTGGGGCTGAGCGATCCGATGACCCTGCTGCAGCCCAGTCCGTTCGACTGGGCGCGGCAGGCGCTGTGCTATCTGCCGGCGTTGCCGGACCCGAACGCGCGCGGCTTCGGCACCGCGCTGATCGCCGCGCTGCATCCGGTGCTGCAGGCCTCGCAGGGCCGCGCCTTCCTGCTGTTCGCCTCGCACCGCGCCTTGCGCGAGGCGGCCGAGGCGCTGCGCGACGGGCCGTGGCCGCTGTTCGTGCAGGGCGAGGCGCCGCGCGCGACCCTGCTGCAGCGCTTCCGCGAGTCCGGCAACGGCGTGCTGCTCGGCTCGGCCAGTTTCCGCGAGGGCGTGGACGTGGTCGGCGATGCGCTGAGCGTGGTGGTGATCGACAAGCTGCCGTTCGCCGCGCCGGACGACCCGGTGTTCGAGGCGCGGCTGGACGCGATCCGCCGCGACGGCGGCAACCCGTTCCGCGACGAACAGCTGCCGCAGGCGGTGATCGCACTCAAGCAGGGCGTGGGCCGGCTGATCCGCAGCGAGAGCGACCGCGGCGTGCTGGTGCTGTGCGATCCGCGCCTGCTGTCCAAGTCCTACGGCCGCACCTTCCTGGAGTCGCTGCCGCCGTTCGCGCGCACCCGCGATGTGGAGGACGTGCGGGCGTTTTTTGCGTCGGGACCCGGGACTGGGGACTCGGGACTCGAAGAAGCGCAGGCGCACGAAGCGTGGCCTGACGATCTCGGTCGCTGA
- the tsaB gene encoding tRNA (adenosine(37)-N6)-threonylcarbamoyltransferase complex dimerization subunit type 1 TsaB has protein sequence MKILAFETATEALSVAVHVDGAVRERFELAPRRHAELALPWAEQLLAEAGIARSQLDAIAFGRGPGAFTGVRLAIALAQGIALALDLPVLPVSTLHALALRAPAEAPQVLATIDARMGEIYAAAFVRDAEGLHALTPEQVLVPDAFVLPQTDAPWHGVGTGLAALDNALQRRLGAQLRSVDAQALPHAADVLTLALAAHARGEAIAPERAEPAYLRDNVALTLAEQQAQRAAR, from the coding sequence ATGAAAATTCTCGCCTTCGAAACCGCCACAGAAGCCCTGTCCGTCGCCGTGCATGTCGATGGCGCGGTGCGCGAGCGGTTCGAACTCGCGCCGCGGCGGCATGCCGAGCTGGCGCTGCCGTGGGCCGAGCAGTTGCTGGCCGAGGCCGGTATCGCCCGCAGCCAGCTCGATGCGATCGCGTTCGGGCGCGGCCCCGGCGCGTTCACCGGCGTGCGCCTGGCGATCGCGCTGGCGCAGGGCATCGCCCTGGCGCTGGACCTGCCGGTGCTGCCGGTCTCCACCCTGCACGCGCTGGCCCTGCGCGCGCCGGCCGAGGCGCCGCAGGTGCTGGCAACCATCGATGCGCGCATGGGCGAGATCTACGCGGCGGCCTTCGTGCGCGATGCCGAGGGATTGCATGCGCTGACGCCCGAGCAGGTGCTGGTCCCGGACGCGTTCGTGCTGCCGCAGACGGATGCGCCCTGGCATGGCGTCGGCACCGGGCTGGCGGCGCTCGACAACGCGCTGCAGCGGCGCCTGGGCGCGCAGTTGCGCAGCGTCGATGCGCAGGCCTTGCCGCATGCCGCCGACGTGCTGACCCTGGCATTGGCGGCCCATGCGCGCGGCGAAGCGATCGCGCCGGAACGCGCCGAACCGGCCTACCTGCGCGACAACGTCGCCCTGACCCTGGCCGAGCAGCAGGCGCAGCGGGCCGCACGATGA
- a CDS encoding ADP-ribosylglycohydrolase family protein codes for MTAAGTERARFRGCLLGLAVGDALGTTLEFKAPGSFAPIDDMVGGGPFDLRPGQWTDDTSMALCLAHSLLYREGFDATDQMNRYCNWYRHGYLSSTGTCFDIGNTVRQALERYLDGGPAFSGSDDPRAAGNGSLMRLAPVAMYYAHRPDVLAERAADSSRTTHAAAEALDACRLFASQLRAALLGGDRAQVLQAPGLALDTPALRALAVRDHAAVPATQIRGTGYVVDALSAALWCFASTDCFADAVLRAANLGDDADTTAAICGQLAGAFYGIDGIPAAWRARVQDAADIVALADRLHAASVAG; via the coding sequence ATGACGGCGGCCGGGACCGAGCGCGCACGCTTCCGCGGTTGCCTGCTGGGCCTGGCGGTCGGCGATGCGCTCGGGACAACCCTGGAATTCAAGGCGCCCGGCAGCTTCGCCCCGATCGACGACATGGTCGGTGGCGGTCCGTTCGACCTGCGCCCCGGGCAGTGGACCGACGACACCTCGATGGCCTTGTGCCTGGCGCACAGCCTGCTGTACCGCGAGGGCTTCGACGCCACGGACCAGATGAACCGCTACTGCAACTGGTATCGCCACGGCTACCTCAGCAGCACGGGCACGTGTTTCGACATCGGCAACACCGTGCGCCAGGCGCTGGAGCGCTATCTGGATGGCGGCCCGGCTTTCAGCGGCAGCGACGATCCGCGCGCGGCCGGCAACGGCTCGCTGATGCGGCTGGCGCCGGTGGCGATGTATTACGCGCATCGCCCCGACGTGCTGGCCGAGCGCGCGGCGGACAGTTCGCGCACCACGCATGCCGCCGCCGAGGCGCTGGATGCCTGCCGGCTGTTCGCGTCGCAGTTGCGCGCGGCCCTGCTCGGCGGCGATCGCGCGCAGGTGCTGCAGGCGCCCGGCCTGGCCCTGGACACGCCGGCGCTGCGCGCGCTGGCCGTCCGCGACCACGCTGCGGTGCCGGCGACGCAGATCCGCGGCACCGGCTACGTGGTCGATGCGCTGTCGGCGGCGCTGTGGTGTTTTGCCAGCACCGATTGCTTCGCCGACGCGGTGCTGCGCGCGGCCAATCTCGGCGACGATGCCGATACCACCGCGGCGATCTGCGGACAGCTGGCCGGTGCCTTCTACGGCATCGACGGCATTCCCGCCGCCTGGCGTGCACGGGTGCAGGATGCGGCGGACATCGTCGCGCTGGCCGATCGCCTGCATGCGGCCAGCGTCGCCGGGTGA
- a CDS encoding TonB-dependent receptor: MKKNHLLRRPALLALALSAALAAPSALAQSTTGAVAGQAPLNAQRVLVRSDSGLSREVAVDARGRFSIGQLPLGTYTIIAKGADDSVLGSREGVGLTVGAVTDVSFAAVTSLTGVTVSADRAAAAIDVSSVDSRTVIDAEQLQRLPLGRSAEAIAQLAPGVAGNSGSGTYIGPTGAQLLSFGGSSAAENAYYINGFNTTDPLRGLGGLTLPYGSIDQLEVYTGGYSAKYGRSDGGVINAVGKRGSNEWHFGGQATWEPDGLRSSQKDVYAPGNGALYRPDSKSGSTLSTQSLYAGGPLIQDKLFFFGSYELQRQDGDRFYGARETTPGEYYYDYHYRRPSWYAKLDWNISDNQLLEITGASSRYITRGKYYDYSGYDIGDLRGDANTTKTGGDLWTAKYTGYLTDRLTFSAQYGKQRTDDYTGNPTYNGALTYLSGTSFQNPAYTGGTPITNAQTTSLLVDPDRGNRTDNLRLDLNYVIGEHSITVGIDNQNARALNRGSVASGDGYYWIYGQSNPSVPINTGLGVPATGGYANGEDGYYVRRYVYSALASVRAAQRAQYIEDNWQISDRFLLSLGLRLDQFTNYNRDGDAYIKQTSGQWAPRLGFSWDVDGDARFKVYGNAGRYYLALPLNPAFNAAGATLATSTYYTYGGIDANGYPTDLTQISGAVSSNNNYGILPDPKTVATQGIKPSFQDEFILGFTKAWGDSWVYGAKGTYRVLRSGVDDYCDSDTVFAAAAAQGHTVTLDSNPVSCWLINPGKSNTFTLVDTSGNYVSVPLTNAQLGFPKFKRNYYGLNLSLEHPFDQRWYGRFDYTWSRSYGTTEGQLLSGIGQTAVSTTQAWDFAQLMEHTNGPQSNDHTHQFKFYGYYQFTPEWLVSANLKLVSGTPFSALGSYGADQSDPSGYGIAYHYYQGEAAPPGSQGRLPWLKQLDLGVSWRPAYADHKLAFNLDVFNVFNGQATLWKYPYSETDPGNSDPVYGAAFLSQAPRSLRLSVSYDY, from the coding sequence ATGAAAAAGAACCACCTTCTCCGCAGGCCCGCCTTGCTCGCGCTGGCGCTGAGCGCCGCACTCGCCGCGCCGTCCGCCCTGGCCCAGTCCACCACCGGCGCCGTCGCCGGCCAGGCGCCGCTCAACGCGCAACGCGTGCTGGTGCGCAGCGACAGCGGCCTCAGCCGCGAAGTCGCGGTCGATGCGCGCGGCCGCTTCAGCATCGGCCAACTGCCGCTGGGGACCTACACCATCATCGCCAAGGGCGCCGACGACAGCGTGCTCGGCAGCCGCGAGGGCGTGGGCCTCACCGTCGGCGCGGTCACCGACGTGTCCTTCGCCGCGGTCACCAGCCTGACCGGGGTCACCGTCAGCGCCGACCGCGCTGCCGCGGCGATCGACGTGAGCAGCGTGGACTCGCGCACCGTGATCGATGCCGAACAGCTGCAGCGCCTGCCGCTGGGACGCTCGGCGGAGGCGATCGCGCAGCTGGCGCCAGGCGTGGCCGGCAACAGCGGCAGCGGCACCTACATCGGTCCGACCGGCGCGCAGCTGCTCAGCTTCGGCGGCTCCTCGGCCGCGGAGAACGCCTATTACATCAACGGCTTCAACACCACCGACCCGTTGCGCGGACTGGGCGGACTGACCCTGCCCTACGGCAGCATCGACCAGTTGGAGGTCTACACCGGCGGCTACAGCGCCAAGTACGGCCGCTCCGATGGCGGCGTGATCAATGCGGTCGGCAAGCGCGGCAGCAACGAATGGCATTTCGGCGGCCAGGCCACATGGGAACCCGATGGCCTGCGCTCCTCGCAGAAGGACGTGTACGCGCCCGGCAACGGCGCGCTGTACCGGCCGGACAGCAAGAGCGGTTCGACGCTCAGCACCCAGAGCCTCTATGCGGGCGGCCCGCTCATCCAGGACAAGCTGTTCTTCTTCGGCTCCTACGAACTGCAGCGCCAGGATGGCGACAGGTTCTATGGTGCGCGCGAAACCACCCCGGGCGAGTACTACTACGACTACCACTACCGCCGGCCGAGCTGGTACGCCAAGCTCGACTGGAACATCAGCGACAACCAGCTGTTGGAGATCACCGGCGCCTCCAGCCGCTACATCACCCGTGGCAAGTACTACGACTACAGCGGCTACGACATCGGCGACCTGCGCGGCGACGCCAACACCACCAAGACCGGCGGCGACCTGTGGACCGCCAAGTACACCGGCTACCTCACCGACCGCCTGACCTTCAGCGCCCAGTACGGCAAGCAGCGCACCGACGACTACACCGGCAACCCCACCTACAACGGCGCGCTGACCTATCTCAGCGGCACCTCGTTCCAGAACCCGGCCTACACCGGCGGCACCCCGATCACCAACGCGCAGACCACCTCGCTGCTGGTCGATCCCGACCGCGGCAACCGCACGGACAACCTGCGGCTGGACCTGAACTACGTCATCGGCGAGCACAGCATCACCGTCGGCATCGACAACCAGAACGCACGCGCGCTCAACCGCGGCTCGGTGGCCTCGGGCGACGGCTATTACTGGATCTATGGCCAGTCCAACCCGAGCGTGCCGATCAACACCGGCCTCGGCGTGCCGGCCACCGGTGGCTACGCCAACGGCGAAGACGGCTACTACGTGCGCCGGTACGTCTACAGCGCGCTGGCCTCGGTGCGCGCGGCGCAGCGCGCACAGTACATCGAGGACAACTGGCAGATCAGCGACCGCTTCCTGCTCAGCCTCGGCCTGCGCCTGGACCAGTTCACCAACTACAACCGCGACGGCGACGCGTACATCAAGCAGACCAGCGGGCAGTGGGCGCCGCGCCTGGGCTTCAGCTGGGACGTCGACGGCGATGCGCGCTTCAAGGTCTACGGCAACGCCGGACGCTACTACCTGGCGCTGCCGCTGAATCCGGCCTTCAATGCCGCCGGCGCGACCCTGGCGACCTCGACCTACTACACCTACGGCGGCATCGACGCCAACGGCTACCCCACCGACCTGACCCAGATCTCCGGCGCAGTCTCCTCCAACAACAACTACGGCATCCTGCCCGACCCCAAGACCGTGGCCACGCAGGGCATCAAGCCCTCGTTCCAGGACGAGTTCATCCTCGGCTTCACCAAGGCCTGGGGCGACAGCTGGGTCTACGGCGCCAAGGGCACCTACCGCGTGCTGCGCAGCGGCGTGGACGACTACTGCGACAGCGACACGGTGTTCGCCGCGGCAGCCGCGCAAGGACATACGGTGACGCTGGACAGCAATCCGGTCAGCTGCTGGCTGATCAATCCGGGCAAGTCCAACACCTTCACCCTGGTGGATACCTCGGGCAACTACGTCAGCGTGCCGCTGACCAATGCCCAGCTCGGCTTCCCCAAGTTCAAGCGCAACTACTACGGGCTCAATCTGTCGCTGGAGCACCCGTTCGACCAGCGCTGGTACGGCCGCTTCGACTACACCTGGTCGCGCAGCTACGGCACCACCGAAGGCCAGCTGCTGTCGGGCATCGGCCAGACCGCGGTGTCCACCACCCAGGCCTGGGACTTCGCGCAGCTGATGGAACACACCAACGGCCCGCAGAGCAACGACCATACCCATCAGTTCAAGTTCTACGGCTACTACCAGTTCACCCCCGAATGGCTGGTGTCGGCCAATCTCAAGCTGGTGTCCGGCACGCCGTTCAGCGCGCTGGGTTCCTACGGCGCCGACCAGAGCGACCCGTCCGGCTACGGCATCGCCTACCACTACTACCAGGGCGAAGCGGCGCCTCCGGGCAGCCAGGGCCGGCTGCCGTGGCTGAAGCAGCTCGACCTGGGCGTGTCGTGGCGGCCGGCGTACGCCGACCACAAGCTGGCCTTCAACCTGGACGTGTTCAACGTCTTCAACGGCCAGGCCACACTGTGGAAGTACCCGTATTCGGAAACCGACCCGGGCAACAGCGACCCGGTGTATGGCGCGGCGTTCCTGAGCCAGGCGCCGCGCTCGCTGCGGCTGAGCGTCAGCTACGACTACTGA
- a CDS encoding energy transducer TonB family protein, which yields MSAAAATPAPRIGERERLSATLVLSLIVHGLLILGVGFAIDDDAPLVPTLDVIFSQTSTPLTPKQADFLAQANQQGGGDHDRPQRPRDSQPGVVPQQRDGLAPQALRAQTAAAAPEPTPRVVSSARGEQPQPAPQTQPRTDAPTQPVDAQREQRDAEMARLAAEVHLRSEQYAKRPNRKFVSASTREYAYANYLRAWVDRAERVGNLNYPDEARRQRLGGQVVISVGVRRDGSVESSRILRSSGVPMLDAAAMRVVQLAQPFPPLPHTDDNIDILQVTRTWVFLPGGTLRDDR from the coding sequence ATGAGCGCGGCCGCCGCGACGCCCGCGCCGCGCATCGGCGAGCGCGAACGGCTCAGCGCCACCCTGGTGCTGTCGCTGATCGTGCACGGCCTGCTGATCCTGGGGGTCGGCTTCGCGATCGACGACGACGCGCCGCTGGTGCCGACCCTGGACGTGATCTTCAGCCAGACCAGCACCCCGCTGACGCCGAAGCAGGCCGACTTCCTGGCCCAGGCCAACCAGCAGGGCGGCGGCGACCACGACAGACCGCAGCGCCCGCGCGACAGCCAGCCCGGGGTGGTGCCGCAGCAGCGCGACGGCCTGGCGCCGCAGGCGCTGCGCGCGCAGACCGCGGCGGCGGCGCCGGAGCCGACCCCGCGCGTGGTCAGCAGCGCGCGCGGCGAACAGCCGCAGCCGGCGCCGCAGACCCAGCCGCGCACCGACGCGCCCACCCAACCGGTGGACGCGCAGCGCGAGCAGCGCGACGCGGAGATGGCGCGCCTGGCCGCCGAGGTGCACCTGCGCTCGGAGCAGTACGCCAAGCGGCCGAACCGCAAGTTCGTCTCCGCCAGCACCCGCGAATACGCCTACGCCAATTATCTGCGCGCCTGGGTCGACCGCGCCGAGCGCGTCGGCAACCTCAACTACCCCGACGAGGCGCGCCGGCAGCGGCTGGGCGGCCAGGTGGTGATCAGCGTCGGCGTGCGCCGCGACGGCAGCGTCGAGAGCAGCCGCATCCTGCGCTCCAGCGGCGTGCCGATGCTCGACGCCGCGGCCATGCGGGTGGTGCAGCTGGCGCAGCCGTTCCCGCCGCTGCCGCATACCGACGACAACATCGACATCCTGCAGGTGACCCGCACCTGGGTGTTCCTGCCCGGCGGCACCCTGCGCGACGACCGCTGA